From the Chanodichthys erythropterus isolate Z2021 chromosome 9, ASM2448905v1, whole genome shotgun sequence genome, the window TTGTGGAATGATCCTTAACTGAAAGACAAGACCTTTTCATACAGCCGCCTTTTTTTCccggagtgtctatttacaccaAGTAGAAATAGCCTGTCTTGTTGTCTTGTTGATCGGCCTGAGTTCGAATCCGCCTTCTGCCGAACTCGCTCCTCTCCCTTTTCAAGGCGtatccaatcctgctcctgaagggccactatcctgcagagtttagctccaaccccaattaaacacacctgaaccagctaatcaaggtcttaccaGGCATAATAAAACTGCCCTCCAGGAcagagtttggacacccctgccctTTTCCCATCACAAATCAGattggaaaggcatttattttcagtaaaaatTAAGAAAGAATGTAGGTGTAGGTGTAGGGAGAGCTTATTGTCCCAATAAGGCTCCTGTTAATCCTGTTAATGTAGAACAATACAGAGGTGAaaatagtatctgccactatttataagtataaatagcatctaaCAACTATTTgcacttattgcaaagaactgctaCTTTTATAAAGTGTAAATAGACAATATCGCCATGTTCACTtaatgtaaatagcatctattgctATTGTGCAAATAACTGCTGCTTTTTTTCCTCGTTTATTTTTCTACAAGTGCTCTTTCATGTCAGAGACATTACACATGCATTTTTGGCTTAGATTTTAATCAGACACTTCCAAAAAAGCTGGTATTTGGCTATAATCAAATGTAGAAAGAGAAACACTTACTGATCGGAAGAACCAGGAAAAACGGAAGCCAACAAAGGACAAAGCATCCAACCACGATGCCCAGGGTCTTAGCGGCCTTTTTTTCCCGTGAGAACTTGAGCAGGCGTAGTGTGAAGTTTGTCCGGTTGCGCAAGGCCTCATCCTCAGACACCGCCGTGTTTCCGCGGTGTATCCGCAAGGTTACGGCCTCCGCGGCATGATCAGACTTTTCTGTTTTCTGTCCACTAATCAGTCCTCGAGTCTCCCTCTTTGCGACCACGTACACGCGGCAGTACATTGAGAGAATCACCACCAATGGGAGGTAGAAGGACCCCAACGCGGAGAAGATGGCATAGCCGGGTTCCTCGGTTATCTTGCATATGGATTCATCATCTGGCGCCGGTTCCTTCCAGCCGAAAAGAGGTCCAATGGAGATGGTGATTGATAGAGCCCACAGAACTATTAATGCAAGCAAAGCTCGTCGCTCCGTCATGATGGACGGGTACTGCAGAGGATAGCTAACGCCAATATAGCGGTCCACTGAGATCACGCACAAGCTCATAATGGATGCCGTGCAGCAAAGTACGTCCATGGCCGCCCAAACATCACAAAAAGTCCGTCCGAAGACCCAACGACCCAGCATCTCAAAGACCGTGGAGAAGGGAAGAACCGTGGAGCTCAACAGAAGGTCCGCGACTGCCAAGTTCACGATGAAGTAATGCGTAACCGTGCGTAGATTACGGTGGCAAGCCACTGAGAGGATAACCAGGATGTTGCCCAGAACTCCAAAAACGATGAAGATCGCCAACACCATTCCCAGAACGACGGCTTTCATGACGTTCAGCTCCGGGGTGAGAACTTGGCTGCAGTTGCTGCAGTTCTCGGAGAATGACTCCGGGGTCATGTTGTCTTTGAAGGGAACCATCTGTTCAAGACGTCCAGGCATTTAATAATGGTCTGATTGTGAGCCAGGTGGTATCCAGTTCAGTTTGCACCTTAATATCGGATTGTATCCAAGGAAAAGTTGAAAACTGTTCTACTGCATTGGCCGTGATACAAGAAAATCAGGGCATTTCCAGAAGAGCTCTGAGGGAACGATCTCATTTCCCATTTCTCAATGCCCTAGATGGGCTTTTAATGATGCATATTCGTGGAAAATCGCTGTGGGTGAAGAAACAAACATGGGGAACTAAACATATTATGCTGAGGAGAATGTCAGGTTCTTTTGTCATAAAGTCATAAATTCGTTCATGTTCATAACCATGTGCAGCTGCAACATCTGAGAGAACAATGAGAATAGCACAAACGACGTTGTTGCAATTTGCGTGATTTATTAGGCTACAAAAGAGGTTTGTCTATAATTTCCGGGCATGAGGTTTGATGCATGAGTGATCTGTTTTAGATGTGCATCAATGCATCGATGTGTGAAGGTGTCAAAACGATCTGCAAACCTCTAATTTGCTTTGCACATTCATAAAGCACTAAATGTTTTAACACAGGTTGTGAAGGTGAAAGGCTTCTCATCTTTTTGCGCACGACCGCCATGGTTGGAAACAGTCCACATGGTGCTGGCGGTCACTCGTAGATTCACACTGAAAGTCTGCACGGCGTTGGCTGATGTCACTGGCGGATAAGAAGGTCGAAGCTAAAAGCACTTTGGCATGTGCTTAGGAGATATTTTTGACTGAAGAGCAGTTCTTGGTGCAAATTTTAGGTGAACAGCTTCAATCAGAATGGATTTGGTCGTAAAGCAGTCACGCTGGTTTGGTTTGAACACTGATGAACCCTGAAAAACAGGGAGAGAAAGTGGAGTTTTATCAGTGAAGTGGATTCATTTATCATTCTGGGAACTTTTAAGCCATCGCTCATGCATTACAATGAAGTGTGCAATCGTTTGGCATAAAATTATGAACCGGTTCCAGTGAATGATATATAGATTCATTAATTCATATTTCTCTGATAAAGGACCTGCAAATGGATTTCTCTCCACTAAAacaaatgcttttatttatatgtttctCCTGAAGTGATTCATTTACTGTGATGTCAAACGCAATACACcgggacaaaaaaaaatcaaatgggacaaaataaaatgaatggtCACTGTTTAATGCACACAGATCAGACTAATAGATGATCATTTATGCAGTACAAGACAAATAACGTATATTGACAAACAGCGTTgagggtaacgcattacaagtaatgcaagttatgtaaccagattacttttttcaagtaactagtaaagtaacgcattacttttaaatttacaattttacatttttcaaataagtaacacaagttaatttgttttcccatttattgactgacaccattcctgtccccatgttgagagaaatcgggactgcagaggcgttgtgtgtgctgtgtgaatatgatggttattctagactaaatgtgaacatatATTTaagctgcgtccgaaatcgcttTCTGTAGAGTAGGtagtactacatttgaatttaaatttacttcACAACCATTGAAAAAGTacattctatatagtatgaatgcatgtatgaatgaatttggacgtactacatccgccatgttgttactgtcacatgacctaccagcgtcagttacGTCCCTTCAGCtgcattcacaaatcctctcccgtggcctcatgggatagtaaagtgtccatcttatgcacacttcagaatttcaccagaagtagtaggtcatccgggtacatTTTGCggactgtttttcgaatactaagaattctgacatactactctgttcgcatactgtttttcgcatactatatagtattCGATTTACACATTAGAGAGTTACTCATTTACTATTCCTGGTCTTATTCTTCTGCGATCCAGAacggcagcacagctgaaaagcttgtttgagctgcgccctctactgtacagtcttgaatttgcatttctttcagcctgaggcttattcatttcacttttggtgtgaaagagtGCCTtcacatttgccaaaaatataactttttttgttataaacAATAAATCAACAAACAGCcctgagaaaaagtaacacaaatgtaacgtaacacattactttctataaaaagtaactaagtaatgcagttagttacttttttagggagtatatatatattgtaatgcattacttttaaaagcacctttccccaacactgttgaCAAAGCAGTCTAAAtagaacatttttaatttttttttagttgaatAAAATTCACAATACAAACTCGTTTCAGTCCATGCAGATATTTTATTGAAACTAAAATGCAAAGATGGTTCAAAATGACGTGTGacactggaccacaaaaccagtcataagagtcaattttttagatttatacatcatctggaAGCTGAataataagctttccattgatgtatggtttgttaggattgACAaaatttggctgagatacaactatttgaaaatctggaatatgagggtgcaaaaaagtcaaaatattgagaaaatcacctttaaagctGTCAAAATGAAGtgcttagcaatgcatatccaaaTTTGATATATAATTACGCtaagaaatttacaaaatatcttcatggaacatgaactttacttaatatcctaatgattttggcataaaagaaaaatcgataattttgtatttttatgtattgttggctattgctacaaatatacccatgctACTTATGACTGGTCTTGTAGCCCAGGGTCACATATGAGCACCCACCATTTCAGATCACTCACTGACTACACCATTTATCTATCACAAAATAACAGAAAGACAAACATTAACAACACCTTGAGACCTTGATTGATGAAGTACTGGCACAGATTATTCAGAGATTCCTGAAAACGTCAAAATGATGAGGGAATAGAAGATAAAAGAAGATAGCAATTTTGCTAATTTTCTTCAGAACATGTAAAAAGCGAGTTTCAGGTTGTTTCTGAGCGAAGAAAGCCACAGATGCAGAAAACAACCTTCTTACAAGGGTTTTAACAAGATCGTGTCCTGTGAGACTCTGACCGGTTCAGAACGAACTGAAACagcaacagattttttttttttttttaacctcacAGTTGTGAAAAAAACGCCCCCACTGGGTAAAAGCACAGGCTGCCTCAAAAACAATTGTTGGTGTTTTCATGCTTTCTAATTCCCACTTTAATCAAGCCAATTTTTGCTGCTTGCCATAAGACACAGAAAAAGCTTAGTAAGTtaagaaaacacatttaataaCATTCAAATATCTCATGATTTCAGGCAAATCCCTCAGCTGCACAACAAAATccctttcttgtttttctttctttttttttctgtctctcgACAAAGACGTATTGCTTTGTTTCTTTTGAGAGATTTCTGGCTTCCTGACCCTTAGAAATTAAAatcttctgttctgttctgtcatTCTTCTACCTTAACCAATGTTCTGCCAAACGGCACGAGCAGAATCAGACAgtaaaattaatcttttttgCCGTCTCTGTTTATAATGATGTCAGAATAAATTGAGCTGTGCAAAGCTGTGAGAGTAGAGTCTGCACACATGCAGCAAACCACTGATTATAAACTCCACACATGCttcattttaaactaaaagaaTGATCTTTTTCATTACTCTGCTATTATTTTTCCAGATTGACACTAATTACTTCTAATGAGATCGCCTACCATCCGTTTGTGACTCTATCCATTAACTTTGAGAGGAGAAATGCACACAAACTTAACACTCCTACTCAGACGCTCTCGTGTTTCCGATATTAGTCGTAATATTGATCTGAATTCCAGCTTAATGAGGCACAGAGGTGACTCTCACTGCTGCCTGGACACTACGGAGGTGTTAGGACACAAAATTACTCCTGCTGCACTCGACCGTGAACTGTGCTTTAGAAAACACCGGTTCTGAAACACAAACACGCACATGGGCTCAGGGTTTGGCTGGTGCAACACTAGACtgtgtttcttttgtattctCTTTAGAAATGTTCAAAACTATATAAACATTCTCTTTCTTCTCTAAGACATAATAAGCAATCTTTCATTTATAAGCCATTAGAAATGAATTAATCAATTTGAAAATGACCAGCATTAATAAAGTCTGCAACTgcgtttatatttatattgatagttcaaaagtttgaggtcagtatgCTTTTGCGGAGTGTTTATTTACACAATAGAAATGAAAagaatgttctaaaagtggaaataaactacaaacgagtgtttaataatattaaaagtgtttattaggtagggttaggggaaggtgtGGGGAGGATTTTTATTCTCcaaataaggcagcatccatttaataattttaataaatataatcatttacactccaTGATATTCTTGcattctgttaatgtaaaaaaaaatactgagaaTACTGCCAATACAACgtatagatagcatctaattactatttactcttattgcaaagaaaagatacttttacatggtgtaaatagaatctatcgctattttcacttagtgtaaataccATATCAttaagaaaatgctgctattgtcacttagtgtaaatagaatatattgcaATTTTCACttagtttaaataaaatatattgcttttcaactttctatttatAAATGAATCTTGAAAAAcaatcagtttccacaaagatATGAAgcggcacaactgttttcaacactgatgataaaaagaaatgtttcttgagcagcaaatcagcatattagaatgatttctgaaggatcatgtgacactgaagactggagtaatgatgctgaaaattcagctttgatcacaagaataaattacattttacaattcattcaaatagaaaatggttattttaaactgtaataatatttcactatattagtgattttactgtatttttgatcaaacaaatgcagcccTGGTGAGCAGAAAAGAATCTTTTGAACAGTACAGTGTATACAAAA encodes:
- the adra1aa gene encoding adrenoceptor alpha 1Aa isoform X2 — its product is MPGRLEQMVPFKDNMTPESFSENCSNCSQVLTPELNVMKAVVLGMVLAIFIVFGVLGNILVILSVACHRNLRTVTHYFIVNLAVADLLLSSTVLPFSTVFEMLGRWVFGRTFCDVWAAMDVLCCTASIMSLCVISVDRYIGVSYPLQYPSIMTERRALLALIVLWALSITISIGPLFGWKEPAPDDESICKITEEPGYAIFSALGSFYLPLVVILSMYCRVYVVAKRETRGLISGQKTEKSDHAAEAVTLRIHRGNTAVSEDEALRNRTNFTLRLLKFSREKKAAKTLGIVVGCFVLCWLPFFLVLPIRLTGALLGQ
- the adra1aa gene encoding adrenoceptor alpha 1Aa isoform X1 — translated: MPGRLEQMVPFKDNMTPESFSENCSNCSQVLTPELNVMKAVVLGMVLAIFIVFGVLGNILVILSVACHRNLRTVTHYFIVNLAVADLLLSSTVLPFSTVFEMLGRWVFGRTFCDVWAAMDVLCCTASIMSLCVISVDRYIGVSYPLQYPSIMTERRALLALIVLWALSITISIGPLFGWKEPAPDDESICKITEEPGYAIFSALGSFYLPLVVILSMYCRVYVVAKRETRGLISGQKTEKSDHAAEAVTLRIHRGNTAVSEDEALRNRTNFTLRLLKFSREKKAAKTLGIVVGCFVLCWLPFFLVLPISSIFPTYRPSDTVFKITFWLGYFNSCINPIIYPCSSQEFKKAFLSVLGARCLRKRATPSHQLYQSHSPRHGQSQILGLTSRDNPSRLSPSSSIVLSRSPSSRDGRDWQAPSRTSSVGTTGVSTGVSVGAKVAGMCGKNLLRTCCCVIMDSPQPEPPAHNSLPVIKIHQLSLCEDGDAV